One Cucumis sativus cultivar 9930 chromosome 1, Cucumber_9930_V3, whole genome shotgun sequence DNA segment encodes these proteins:
- the LOC101217700 gene encoding pentatricopeptide repeat-containing protein At1g74850, chloroplastic isoform X2, whose amino-acid sequence MALSPYFSVPNPLRTPSTFQKRYLECQQLPFLSKLSNFSVRRRFFSDDWRLSSDVGKVRAKAKDLVLGNPSVIVEKGKYSYDVETLINKLSSLPPRGSIARCLDIFKNRLSLNDFSLVFKEFAARGDWQRSLRLFKYMQRQIWCKPNEHIYTIIISLLGREGLLEKCSEIFDEMASQGVIRSVFSYTALINAYGRNGQYETSLELLERMKRERVSPNILTYNTVINACARGDLDWEGLLGLFAEMRHEGVQPDLVTYNTLLSACAARGLGDEAEMVFKTMIEGGIVPEITTYSYIVETFGKLGKLEKVAMLLKEMESEGYLPDISSYNVLIEAHAKLGSIKEAMDVFKQMQAAGCVPNASTYSILLNLYGKHGRYDDVRELFLQMKESSAEPDATTYNILIRVFGEGGYFKEVVTLFHDLVDENIDPNMETYEGLVFACGKGGLHEDAKKILFHMNGKGIVPSSKAYSGLIEAYGQAALYDEALVAFNTMNEVGSKSTIDTYNSLIHTFARGGLYKEFEAILSRMREYGISRNAKSFSGIIEGYRQSGQYEEAIKAFVEMEKMRCELDEQTLEGVLGVYCFAGLVDESKEQFIEIKASGILPSVLCYCMMLAVYAKNGRWDDASELLDEMIKTRVSSIHQVIGQMIKGDYDDDSNWQMVEYVFDKLNAEGCGFGMRFYNTLLEALWWLGQKGRAARVLTEATKRGLFPELFRQSKLVWSVDVHRMWEGGAYTAVSLWVNKMNEMLMDGEDLPQLAAVVVGGSLEKDSTARNLPIARAVYSFLQDNVSSSFSFPGWNNSRIICQQSQLKQLLTASSSEIIALNNSPFNLPEAKISRSGINNDKYKDVDSKSSNRTGTELLTTTV is encoded by the exons ATGGCGCTCTCACCGTATTTTTCAGTGCCGAATCCGTTGAGAACTCCATCGACGTTTCAGAAACGGTATTTAGAGTGTCAACAACTTCCATTTCTTTCGAAACTTTCCAATTTCAGTGTTCGCCGTAGATTTTTCTCAGATGATTGGAGATTGTCCTCCGACGTTGGGAAGGTTAGAGCGAAGGCGAAGGATCTTGTTCTTGGAAATCCGTCGGTAATTGTTGAGAAAGGAAAGTACAGTTATGACGTTGAAACCCTAATTAATAAGCTTAGTAGCCTACCCCCACGAGGTAGCATAGCTCGGTGTCTCGATATCTTTAAGAACAGGCTTTCGCTCAATGACTTCAGTTTGGTTTTCAAGGAATTCGCGGCACGCGGGGACTGGCAGCGGTCGTTACGCCTGTTCAAATACATGCAGCGTCAGATATGGTGCAAGCCGAACGAGCATATCTATACCATTATTATCAGCTTGCTCGGCCGCGAAGGATTGCTGGAGAAATGTAGTGAGATATTCGATGAAATGGCGAGCCAGGGAGTGATACGTAGCGTTTTTTCTTATACCGCTTTGATAAATGCCTATGGGCGCAATGGTCAGTACGAAACTTCACTTGAACTTCTTGAAAGgatgaaaagagagagagtttcGCCTAATATATTGACTTACAATACCGTGATTAATGCTTGTGCTAGAGGTGATTTGGACTGGGAGGGATTGTTGGGATTGTTTGCTGAGATGAGGCATGAAGGGGTTCAACCTGATCTTGTTACTTATAATACCTTGCTTAGTGCTTGTGCTGCTCGCGGTTTAGGTGATGAGGCAGAGATGGTCTTCAAGACTATGATAGAGGGAGGGATAGTTCCTGAGATAACAACATATAGTTATATTGTTGAAACATTTGGAAAATTGGGTAAGCTTGAGAAAGTTGCTATGCTCCTAAAAGAAATGGAGTCCGAAGGGTATTTGCCTGATATATCGTCCTACAATGTGCTAATTGAGGCACATGCAAAATTAGGGTCGATTAAGGAGGCAATGGACGTGTTTAAGCAGATGCAAGCAGCAGGGTGTGTACCAAATGCATCCACTTATAGTATTCTGCTGAATTTATATGGGAAACATGGGAGGTATGATGATGTACGTGAgctttttcttcaaatgaaAGAGAGTAGTGCTGAGCCAGATGCTACTACTTACAACATTCTCATACGAGTATTTGGAGAGGGTGGATACTTCAAGGAGGTTGTAACTTTGTTTCATGATTTGGTGGATGAGAATATTGACCCAAATATGGAGACATATGAGGGTTTAGTATTTGCTTGTGGAAAGGGAGGGCTGCACGAGGATgccaagaaaattttatttcacatGAATGGGAAAGGAATCGTTCCAAGTTCTAAAGCATATAGTGGACTGATTGAAGCATACGGACAGGCTGCATTGTACGATGAAGCTCTCGTTGCCTTTAACACAATGAATGAAGTGGGAAGTAAGTCAACCATTGATACCTATAATTCTCTGATTCACACATTTGCTAGAGGTGGACTATACAAGGAGTTCGAAGCAATTTTATCGAGAATGAGAGAATATGGCATTTCAAGGAATGCAAAGTCATTTAGTGGCATTATTGAAGGGTATAGGCAAAGTGGTCAGTATGAAGAAGCTATAAAGGCCTTCGTTGAGATGGAAAAAATGAGATGTGAACTTGATGAGCAGACCCTTGAGGGAGTTTTAGGTGTTTATTGCTTTGCAGGTCTTGTGGATGAGAGCAAGGAGCAGTTCATTGAAATTAAAGCTTCCGGAATATTGCCAAGTGTATTGTGCTATTGCATGATGCTGGCAGTTTATGCTAAGAATGGCAG GTGGGATGATGCCTCTGAATTACTCGATGAGATGATTAAAACCAGAGTATCTAGTATTCATCAAGTCATTGGCCAGATGATCAAGGGAGATTACGATGATGATTCTAATTGGCAGATGGTTGAGTATGTTTTTGACAAACTTAATGCTGAAGGTTGTGGATTTGGAATGAGGTTTTACAATACACTGCTAGAAGCACTTTGGTGGCTTGGGCAGAAAGGACGTGCTGCGAGGGTTCTCACTGAAGCAACAAAGCGAGGTCTTTTCCCTGAACTTTTCCGCCAAAGCAAACTTGTGTGGTCTGTGGATGTGCATAG AATGTGGGAAGGTGGTGCATATACCGCAGTTTCACTTTGGGTtaacaaaatgaatgaaatgcTTATGGATGGAGAGGATCTTCCTCAACTTGCCGCTGTTGTAGTTGG GGGGTCGTTGGAGAAAGACTCAACTGCACGAAACTTGCCTATTGCAAGGGCTGTTTATTCATTCCTACAGGATAACGTGTCATCATCCTTCTCGTTTCCTGGGTGGAACAACAGTCGAATCATCTGCCAACAGTCTCAACTAAAGCAGCTCCTCACAGCATCATCTAGTGAAATTATTGCTCTAAACAATTCCCCATTTAATCTTCCAGAAGCGAAGATATCCAGATCTGGTATAAACAATGACAAATACAAAGATGTTGATTCTAAATCAAGTAACCGGACCGGAACCGAGCTTCTAACTACAACTGTTTGA
- the LOC101217700 gene encoding pentatricopeptide repeat-containing protein At1g74850, chloroplastic isoform X1 gives MALSPYFSVPNPLRTPSTFQKRYLECQQLPFLSKLSNFSVRRRFFSDDWRLSSDVGKVRAKAKDLVLGNPSVIVEKGKYSYDVETLINKLSSLPPRGSIARCLDIFKNRLSLNDFSLVFKEFAARGDWQRSLRLFKYMQRQIWCKPNEHIYTIIISLLGREGLLEKCSEIFDEMASQGVIRSVFSYTALINAYGRNGQYETSLELLERMKRERVSPNILTYNTVINACARGDLDWEGLLGLFAEMRHEGVQPDLVTYNTLLSACAARGLGDEAEMVFKTMIEGGIVPEITTYSYIVETFGKLGKLEKVAMLLKEMESEGYLPDISSYNVLIEAHAKLGSIKEAMDVFKQMQAAGCVPNASTYSILLNLYGKHGRYDDVRELFLQMKESSAEPDATTYNILIRVFGEGGYFKEVVTLFHDLVDENIDPNMETYEGLVFACGKGGLHEDAKKILFHMNGKGIVPSSKAYSGLIEAYGQAALYDEALVAFNTMNEVGSKSTIDTYNSLIHTFARGGLYKEFEAILSRMREYGISRNAKSFSGIIEGYRQSGQYEEAIKAFVEMEKMRCELDEQTLEGVLGVYCFAGLVDESKEQFIEIKASGILPSVLCYCMMLAVYAKNGRWDDASELLDEMIKTRVSSIHQVIGQMIKGDYDDDSNWQMVEYVFDKLNAEGCGFGMRFYNTLLEALWWLGQKGRAARVLTEATKRGLFPELFRQSKLVWSVDVHRMWEGGAYTAVSLWVNKMNEMLMDGEDLPQLAAVVVGRGSLEKDSTARNLPIARAVYSFLQDNVSSSFSFPGWNNSRIICQQSQLKQLLTASSSEIIALNNSPFNLPEAKISRSGINNDKYKDVDSKSSNRTGTELLTTTV, from the exons ATGGCGCTCTCACCGTATTTTTCAGTGCCGAATCCGTTGAGAACTCCATCGACGTTTCAGAAACGGTATTTAGAGTGTCAACAACTTCCATTTCTTTCGAAACTTTCCAATTTCAGTGTTCGCCGTAGATTTTTCTCAGATGATTGGAGATTGTCCTCCGACGTTGGGAAGGTTAGAGCGAAGGCGAAGGATCTTGTTCTTGGAAATCCGTCGGTAATTGTTGAGAAAGGAAAGTACAGTTATGACGTTGAAACCCTAATTAATAAGCTTAGTAGCCTACCCCCACGAGGTAGCATAGCTCGGTGTCTCGATATCTTTAAGAACAGGCTTTCGCTCAATGACTTCAGTTTGGTTTTCAAGGAATTCGCGGCACGCGGGGACTGGCAGCGGTCGTTACGCCTGTTCAAATACATGCAGCGTCAGATATGGTGCAAGCCGAACGAGCATATCTATACCATTATTATCAGCTTGCTCGGCCGCGAAGGATTGCTGGAGAAATGTAGTGAGATATTCGATGAAATGGCGAGCCAGGGAGTGATACGTAGCGTTTTTTCTTATACCGCTTTGATAAATGCCTATGGGCGCAATGGTCAGTACGAAACTTCACTTGAACTTCTTGAAAGgatgaaaagagagagagtttcGCCTAATATATTGACTTACAATACCGTGATTAATGCTTGTGCTAGAGGTGATTTGGACTGGGAGGGATTGTTGGGATTGTTTGCTGAGATGAGGCATGAAGGGGTTCAACCTGATCTTGTTACTTATAATACCTTGCTTAGTGCTTGTGCTGCTCGCGGTTTAGGTGATGAGGCAGAGATGGTCTTCAAGACTATGATAGAGGGAGGGATAGTTCCTGAGATAACAACATATAGTTATATTGTTGAAACATTTGGAAAATTGGGTAAGCTTGAGAAAGTTGCTATGCTCCTAAAAGAAATGGAGTCCGAAGGGTATTTGCCTGATATATCGTCCTACAATGTGCTAATTGAGGCACATGCAAAATTAGGGTCGATTAAGGAGGCAATGGACGTGTTTAAGCAGATGCAAGCAGCAGGGTGTGTACCAAATGCATCCACTTATAGTATTCTGCTGAATTTATATGGGAAACATGGGAGGTATGATGATGTACGTGAgctttttcttcaaatgaaAGAGAGTAGTGCTGAGCCAGATGCTACTACTTACAACATTCTCATACGAGTATTTGGAGAGGGTGGATACTTCAAGGAGGTTGTAACTTTGTTTCATGATTTGGTGGATGAGAATATTGACCCAAATATGGAGACATATGAGGGTTTAGTATTTGCTTGTGGAAAGGGAGGGCTGCACGAGGATgccaagaaaattttatttcacatGAATGGGAAAGGAATCGTTCCAAGTTCTAAAGCATATAGTGGACTGATTGAAGCATACGGACAGGCTGCATTGTACGATGAAGCTCTCGTTGCCTTTAACACAATGAATGAAGTGGGAAGTAAGTCAACCATTGATACCTATAATTCTCTGATTCACACATTTGCTAGAGGTGGACTATACAAGGAGTTCGAAGCAATTTTATCGAGAATGAGAGAATATGGCATTTCAAGGAATGCAAAGTCATTTAGTGGCATTATTGAAGGGTATAGGCAAAGTGGTCAGTATGAAGAAGCTATAAAGGCCTTCGTTGAGATGGAAAAAATGAGATGTGAACTTGATGAGCAGACCCTTGAGGGAGTTTTAGGTGTTTATTGCTTTGCAGGTCTTGTGGATGAGAGCAAGGAGCAGTTCATTGAAATTAAAGCTTCCGGAATATTGCCAAGTGTATTGTGCTATTGCATGATGCTGGCAGTTTATGCTAAGAATGGCAG GTGGGATGATGCCTCTGAATTACTCGATGAGATGATTAAAACCAGAGTATCTAGTATTCATCAAGTCATTGGCCAGATGATCAAGGGAGATTACGATGATGATTCTAATTGGCAGATGGTTGAGTATGTTTTTGACAAACTTAATGCTGAAGGTTGTGGATTTGGAATGAGGTTTTACAATACACTGCTAGAAGCACTTTGGTGGCTTGGGCAGAAAGGACGTGCTGCGAGGGTTCTCACTGAAGCAACAAAGCGAGGTCTTTTCCCTGAACTTTTCCGCCAAAGCAAACTTGTGTGGTCTGTGGATGTGCATAG AATGTGGGAAGGTGGTGCATATACCGCAGTTTCACTTTGGGTtaacaaaatgaatgaaatgcTTATGGATGGAGAGGATCTTCCTCAACTTGCCGCTGTTGTAGTTGG CAGGGGGTCGTTGGAGAAAGACTCAACTGCACGAAACTTGCCTATTGCAAGGGCTGTTTATTCATTCCTACAGGATAACGTGTCATCATCCTTCTCGTTTCCTGGGTGGAACAACAGTCGAATCATCTGCCAACAGTCTCAACTAAAGCAGCTCCTCACAGCATCATCTAGTGAAATTATTGCTCTAAACAATTCCCCATTTAATCTTCCAGAAGCGAAGATATCCAGATCTGGTATAAACAATGACAAATACAAAGATGTTGATTCTAAATCAAGTAACCGGACCGGAACCGAGCTTCTAACTACAACTGTTTGA
- the LOC101220716 gene encoding uncharacterized protein LOC101220716, whose protein sequence is MEDSEKLTALKKAYADIILNTAKEAAARIMVSERNAIRCQQELSTTKDEAFRILLRLKQMLDSKVSEAEIVSLNQKKKIEELEAQLEEAEDIVRELRVQLQEVQDELEHVRNKNVEPQDKQNLANNIVSPEAFPNSHEKIAPYDISSTLNGTCLDSWPESKNDSQMDKGQVHRDFASMVMRSKEPELYRNGCTQRVRAFERKSFDGKVCVTGQAEDVKNKVCNMDEEEGKLMRKTNTTKVDNISGERKNSNEIKALPKLLSRDTQVPILKSLRRKRKRATRYNKKKVLTVLDDTPNQCKSPDLHCSESLSVDNDDAGNFLSKKEIDSQNGLILLSTPLLSEINEIPTPSGCPDASEGDGAVINDCPLRNMTDHDTAVVGKSDFGSQESLCGENLEASTDKVDLDPVKESSIQLDMKNSDVIDEIPSQQSNNKVLKYTFQRKRKKESLSSPDGKSSVDESISKKRMKDKQSVSSESDKFSLMTESSRDNRRLAQVARQLISLSEKKWR, encoded by the exons ATGGAAGACTCTGAG AAATTGACTGCCTTGAAGAAGGCTTATGCTGATATAATCCTCAATACGGCGAAGGAGGCTGCAGCGCGTATTATGGTTTCTGAGAGGAACGCTATTCGGTGTCAGCAGGAGCTCTCCACTACTAAAGATGAGGCGTTCCGGATTCTGCTTAGGCTTAAGCAAATGTTGGATTCTAAG GTCAGTGAGGCAGAGATTGTTTCtttaaatcaaaagaaaaagatcgAAGAGCTTGAAGCTCAGCTTGAGGAAGCTGAGGACATAGTGAGGGAACTTAGAGTTCAGTTGCAGGAAGTTCAAGATGAATTGGAACACgtgagaaacaaaaatgtggAGCCCCAAGATAAGCAAAACTTGGCCAATAACATTGTGTCTCCAGAGGCTTTTCCAAACTCACATGAGAAGATCGCACCTTATGACATAAGTTCAACATTAAATGGGACATGCCTTGACAGTTGGCCTGAAAGTAAGAATGACTCGCAGATGGATAAAGGCCAAGTTCATAGGGATTTTGCCTCTATGGTGATGAGGAGCAAAGAACCTGAGCTTTACAGAAATGGCTGCACTCAGAGAGTACGTgcatttgaaagaaaatcgTTTGATGGAAAAGTATGTGTGACTGGACAAGCTGAAGATGTCAAGAATAAGGTGTGTAATATGGATGAAGAAGAGGGTAAACTGATGCGTAAAACAAACACTACCAAGGTTGATAATATCAGtggagaaaggaaaaattcTAATGAGATCAAGGCATTGCCTAAGCTATTAAGCAGGGATACTCAAGTACCAATTCTTAAATCCCTCCGTCGAAAAAGAAAACGGGCTACTAGATACAACAAGAAGAAAGTTTTAACTGTTCTTGATGACACACCTAATCAATGCAAGTCGCCTGATCTTCACTGCTCAGAAAGTCTTTCAGTGGATAATGACGATGCTGGGaattttttgtcaaaaaaggaaattgataGTCAGAATGGtttaattttgctttcaaCCCCCTTACTGTctgaaattaatgaaatacCAACACCTTCAGGATGTCCTGACGCCAGTGAGGGAGATGGAGCAGTAATAAATGATTGTCCTCTTAGGAACATGACAGACCATGATACAGCAGTTGTAGGTAAATCTGACTTCGGTAGCCAGGAAAGTTTATGTGGGGAAAATTTGGAGGCGTCTACTGATAAAGTGGACCTTGATCCAGTTAAGGAGTCATCAATCCAATTGGATATGAAAAACTCTGATGTGATTGATGAGATTCCTAGTCAACagtcaaataataaagttctCAAGTATACATTCCAAAGAAAGCGAAAGAAGGAATCTTTGAGCAGCCCTGATGGTAAATCATCAGTTGATGAAAGCATATCAAAGAAAAGGATGAAGGATAAACAAAGTGTATCGTCAGAATCAGACAAGTTTAGCTTAATGACAGAATCATCACGAGACAACCGTCGGTTGGCTCAGGTTGCTCGGCAg CTCATATCTTTGTCTGAGAAGAAGTGGCGGTAG